TTTCAAAACGGGCAAGCAGATAGCCTCTATCCCGCTCGTGCAGGAGGACACGACACTGGAGGTCGTTCTGCGGACTCTGGAAGGAAGCTACAGGCACGTACGCTACTACAAATCATCCGATCAAAGCGGTCACTGGAAATCATACTGGACATTCAAGACATACCGCACTCTGTTCGACATTGACCACACGATGGGCTTCTGGATCGACATCGTCAAACCAGATGACCTCGTTGTGGCGGGTCTCGTTCCCGAGGTGACGCAGATCGAACTGGGCCATGGGTGGAACTTCGTGGGTTATCCGTCCTTCACTTATCGAGAATGCAGGATCAATCAAACCCAGGTTGGAGGAATCCGCCTGGTTTGTGGCTAAGGCGTTGGTATCTTCCGGCGTCGCAATGAGTATAGCGGGAAGTTCACGTCCCGCGAGCGGGTCAGAACACAAATTCTCCCACGCCCTGGACAGACTAGCGAAAAAACCAGGACTTCACGGCGAACAGTGCGGCGTGGGATCGATCATGATGATGTACCTTCATGGCGGGGATTGGGAAAGGATTCGAGAGGCGCTGCTCACGATCGGCGCGCCTACGACCGCCCGGAGTCTCGGCGTCACGGACGACGAGATAATCGAGGCGTTGGTTCACGCACACGAGGTCAACAAGGAGAGATACACGATCCTCGGCGATGGAGGGCTGACCCACGAGGCCGCAGAACATCTGGCCTCGATCACGAAAGTGGTTTAATAGGGGGTGAAAGATGATGGTCCTAGTCACTCTCATCGGCGAAAGGCAGGTCAAAGAAGGAAACGAGTTTGTGTATAGTGGGCCCCTTTCTGAGTGCAAAGACTGCAGGCTCAAGGGAGTCTGCTTCAACCTCGAAGCGGGAAAGAGATATCGGATCAGTTCAGTGAGGAGGTTGCACCACAGCTGCAGAGTCCATGAGGACGGCGTACGTGTCGTCGAGGTGGAGATTGTCCCCATCGATGCCACCGTCAATACGAAGACCGCGGTCGAGGGCTCTACGGTGACACTTGAGTTCCCAGAATGTGGGGAAATCGGTTGCGAGCACTATCGGCTCTGTCATCCTCTGGGGTTGAAAGACCGCCAGAAGGTCACGATCATTGAAGTGAAGAAGAAGGTCAAGTGTCCTCGGAAGCGCTCGCTCAAGATGGTCAAACTGGCCTGAAGAGCTTAACGCGAACGAGCTCTCCCTTCTCGACGAGCTCCGTGTTTATCGGAATCTCAATGTAGCCGTCTGCATCCGCGAGACTGGTGATGGCCCCCGACTCCTTGTAGACCGGTACCGCCTCTTCTTCCTCGATTCTGACCGTGAGCAGCTGCAGCCTGCCCAGACTTGAGACGACCCGTCTGGAAATCGGAACGTCCATATGGCGCTCGTTCTCCGGCGGGACCCTTGCCATCTTTCTGAGTACAGGAGCGAGGAGCGTGTAGGCGTTCGTCAGACAGGACGCTGGATAGCCAGGCATCCCCACGACAAGCTTGCCATCAACCTCCCCGCAGAGCGTCGGCTTCCCGGGCTTCACCTGAATGCCGTGGAACAGTATCTCCCCCCGTTCTTTGAGGATGTCCACGAGGATGTCTGTCTCGCCCACGGAGCTCCCGCCAGAGAAGAGGACAAGATCCTCGGAGAGTGCCTCATGGAGCGCCTTCCGCAAGGCCTCGAGTTCGTCCAAAACGATTCCCCAGGGGCGGGGCATACAGCCGTTCAGGAGAGCGACCTGGGAGAGCGTGTAGGTGTTGATGTCGTAGACCTGACCCTCCTGCAGATCCGCTCCAGGTGGCGCGATCTCGGCCCCCGTCGGGACTATGGCAACTGTAGGCCGCTCAAAGACGCTTAGCTTTTCGATCCCCAGGGCGGCAGCAACGCCGACGTTCGACGGGTCCAGATACGCCCCAGGCTTCATGACGCTTTGACCTGCCTTGATGTCCTCGCCCCTCTTGGAAACATCCTGACCAGGGTGGACGGGTGCGAAGATCTTGACGGTGTCGTCCGTGACCTCGGTGTTCTCCACCTTCACGATTGCATCCACGCCGTCAGGGAGCTTGGCGCCGGTCGCGATCTCGATGCACTCTTCGTTCTTGACGACTGCGCCAGATGGGTGCCCCGCCAGTGACTTCCCAACAACGCGGAGCTCCACGGGATCGAACTTTCCCGCCGGGAACGTGTCCTCTGCCCTCACGGCGAACCCGTCCATCGCCGAGCGGTCAAAGGGCGGCACGTCCATATCCGAGACTATCTCCCGAGCCAGGACCCGCCCGCCAACGTCTCCGATGGATATCTCCTCCTTCCTTTCGACCTGCCTGACGCTCTTGAGCATGATCGTCTCGGCGTCCTCGAAGGACAACAGCTTGCTGAAGGGGCGCATCATTTCTCGAGTTCCCCCACGATGTGCGATATTTCGGGCAGGATTAGTTCCCTCATCGCCAGCTTGACCGCGCCCTCTGAACCTGGCAGACAGAATATGACCGTCGTCCCGATCGTGCCGGCGACGGCCCTGCTCACGATGGTGGCGGAGCCTATCTCACGGTAACTGAGGTGTCGGAAGAGCTCACCGAACCCGCTAAGTCTCCTCTCGAAAAGGGGCTCGACGACGTCGACCGTGATGTCTTTCCTGGAGACCCCGGTCCCGCCGCTGACCACTACGACCTGGGAACTCTCCAAGGCCGCCTCCAGAGCGTCAGCGACGGACGTCGCGCTGTTGGGGACGATCCTGTAATCTGTTACCTCGTGGCCTGCGTCCTGGAGAAGCTGGTTTATCGTGCTGCCCGATCTGTCCGTTTGAGCTTCCCTGGTGTCGCTGGTCACGATGATGGCGCATCTGACCTTCTCCGGTCCTTTCCTCCTGTGCTCCTCGAGACCCATCACTTCACCTTTGAGATTACCCTTATGCCCTCGATCCTCGTATGGGGATACTGCCCCGCTTGATCCTTCTCAAGATACTTCACCATGTCCCAGAACGTGAGGAGAGCAACGGTGACGCCGACCAGGGACTCCATCTCGACCCCCGTCTTGTAGTGTGCCTTGACCCGGCACTCGCATCGCACCCTGTCATCCAGGACCTCGAGCTCGACCGCCACGTTCGTGAGGGGGATCGGATGACAGAACGGGATGAGCCGGGGTGTGTCCTTGACCGCCTGGATCGCGGCCACCTCGCTGGTCTTCACTGGGTCGCCTTTCTTCGTCCGGCCCGCCCGAACTGCCTTTAGCGTCCCGTCCCTGAGTAGCAGAAAGCCCTCCGAAATCGCCCCGCGGCTGGTACTGGTCTTGTCCTGAATATCAACCATTCCGCCCATCTATATCTCCTTCTTCCACAAAGGAACGGTCCTCTTAACCTCTTCTAGCACCCACTCTGTCGCGGCGAAGGCGTCGGACCTGTGCGCGGCGGATGAGGCGATGAATGTGATATTGTCGCCCAAGGCGAGCCTCCCGATTCTGTGGACGATGGCAATGTCCAGGATCTCGAACCGCTTCTTTGCGGCTTTGGCTATTTCCCTCAGCCTTTCCATGGCCATCTCTTCGTATGCCTCGACCTCAAGCCCCGAGGCGACGTCCGGATCCCTTCTCACGACGCCAAGAAAGCTCACCACGGCCCCTGCCTCAGGGGCCCTCAACGCGTTGATTATCTCTTCGGGAGAGATGTCCTCGTTCTGAATGGATATCAATCAACCACCGGTCACTGGCGGTAGGATCCCGACCTCATCCCCGTCACTAAGTGTTGCGCCTGGGTCGGCATATTCCTTGTTGACAGAGTAAATCATGGAGTCCCTGTGAGCCTTCAGTCTCGGATACGTGCCCAACAGCTCGGTCACGATGTCCTCCACCGTTGAGCCTGCTCCAACCTCCATGACAATGTCCCTCTCACCGACAACCTCGCGGAAGGTCGCGAACAACTTCAAGTGTATCCTCATTTGGCCACCCAGTAAGGTCTCCGCTTCCTAATCGCTTCCTCGAACAGGGCGAGCAGCTCGCTATCCGAGGCTCCTGCCCGAAGCGGGGAGAGGAAGTCTATCATTCCGTCACCGGTCATCAGACAGGGTTTCAGCATGCCGTTCGAGGTGGCCCTGATGCGGGTGCAGTTCATGCAGAAGCTTTCCCTTCCGACAGATCTCACGATTTCTACACTAACTGTGGAGCCGTTGTGGGGAACTGTGTACCTCCTCCGATCATGAAGCTCGTTTCTCTCCAGGCGTGTCGCGCACGCCGCGAGGGAGCTCTCTATCTCACCGAGCGGGCAGAAGTACCCCCTGAGTCCGTCACCGCCATTTCCGTCCACGGGGCTCAGCTCGATTAGCTGTAGAATCGCCCCTTTTGAGCTTGCGAAATCGAGAAGCTGTGGCAGGTGTGAGATGTTCATGCCATTGAGCATCACCATGTTTATCTTGAGGGGTCTGAGACCCGCCTCGATAGCTCTGTCGATCCCGTGAATGACGCTGTCTATCTCATCTGCCCCGGTAATTGCCTCATACAGCCTCGGGTCCAGCGTGTCCAGACTCACGTTTATTCTGTCCAGGCCCGCCTGTTTCAGATCTTCTGCCCGAGAGGCGAGAAGTGTGCCATTCGTCGTCATAGAGACCTCATCGAAGATCTCCGCC
The nucleotide sequence above comes from Candidatus Thermoplasmatota archaeon. Encoded proteins:
- a CDS encoding UPF0179 family protein, whose amino-acid sequence is MMVLVTLIGERQVKEGNEFVYSGPLSECKDCRLKGVCFNLEAGKRYRISSVRRLHHSCRVHEDGVRVVEVEIVPIDATVNTKTAVEGSTVTLEFPECGEIGCEHYRLCHPLGLKDRQKVTIIEVKKKVKCPRKRSLKMVKLA
- a CDS encoding molybdenum cofactor biosynthesis protein, producing MMRPFSKLLSFEDAETIMLKSVRQVERKEEISIGDVGGRVLAREIVSDMDVPPFDRSAMDGFAVRAEDTFPAGKFDPVELRVVGKSLAGHPSGAVVKNEECIEIATGAKLPDGVDAIVKVENTEVTDDTVKIFAPVHPGQDVSKRGEDIKAGQSVMKPGAYLDPSNVGVAAALGIEKLSVFERPTVAIVPTGAEIAPPGADLQEGQVYDINTYTLSQVALLNGCMPRPWGIVLDELEALRKALHEALSEDLVLFSGGSSVGETDILVDILKERGEILFHGIQVKPGKPTLCGEVDGKLVVGMPGYPASCLTNAYTLLAPVLRKMARVPPENERHMDVPISRRVVSSLGRLQLLTVRIEEEEAVPVYKESGAITSLADADGYIEIPINTELVEKGELVRVKLFRPV
- a CDS encoding MogA/MoaB family molybdenum cofactor biosynthesis protein produces the protein MGLEEHRRKGPEKVRCAIIVTSDTREAQTDRSGSTINQLLQDAGHEVTDYRIVPNSATSVADALEAALESSQVVVVSGGTGVSRKDITVDVVEPLFERRLSGFGELFRHLSYREIGSATIVSRAVAGTIGTTVIFCLPGSEGAVKLAMRELILPEISHIVGELEK
- the moaC gene encoding cyclic pyranopterin monophosphate synthase MoaC, which translates into the protein MGGMVDIQDKTSTSRGAISEGFLLLRDGTLKAVRAGRTKKGDPVKTSEVAAIQAVKDTPRLIPFCHPIPLTNVAVELEVLDDRVRCECRVKAHYKTGVEMESLVGVTVALLTFWDMVKYLEKDQAGQYPHTRIEGIRVISKVK
- a CDS encoding molybdenum cofactor biosynthesis protein MoaE, with the translated sequence MISIQNEDISPEEIINALRAPEAGAVVSFLGVVRRDPDVASGLEVEAYEEMAMERLREIAKAAKKRFEILDIAIVHRIGRLALGDNITFIASSAAHRSDAFAATEWVLEEVKRTVPLWKKEI
- a CDS encoding MoaD/ThiS family protein is translated as MRIHLKLFATFREVVGERDIVMEVGAGSTVEDIVTELLGTYPRLKAHRDSMIYSVNKEYADPGATLSDGDEVGILPPVTGG
- the moaA gene encoding GTP 3',8-cyclase MoaA, with amino-acid sequence MRDTFGRRVTSLRLSVTTGCDQRCFYCHHEGQSTSDAEMTAEEIRKLLEIARAVEIKKLKITGGEPLMRGDIVELVHTGAEIFDEVSMTTNGTLLASRAEDLKQAGLDRINVSLDTLDPRLYEAITGADEIDSVIHGIDRAIEAGLRPLKINMVMLNGMNISHLPQLLDFASSKGAILQLIELSPVDGNGGDGLRGYFCPLGEIESSLAACATRLERNELHDRRRYTVPHNGSTVSVEIVRSVGRESFCMNCTRIRATSNGMLKPCLMTGDGMIDFLSPLRAGASDSELLALFEEAIRKRRPYWVAK